tcataatttttaaacaGATTCAACAGTTACattcttaaaatatatcttcAAATTTGAACATTGACTGTAAACATAGTGCAGAAATTCTTCAAAAGTGAATACAATGACCTTGCAATTTAGAGAGTTGACATATctaaatggaaatattaaaatacaagTATAAATAGTGACATTAAGAATGGATCACATACAGGAAGTGCGGCAGCTGGAATTGCTATGCAAGCAATTGTATGAGTCACAAGATTCTGCACATCGTGCTGAGGCTGAAAAAGCTCTTGTAGCATTTCAAAATGCACCAGATACGCTTACTAAGTGCCAGCTCCTTCTGGATCGTGGAGATTCAGCTTATGCTCAATTATTGGCTGCTACTACCTTAACAAAATTGGTCTCTCGGTCAGCACAAGGACTTAGTTTACAACAAAGGCTGGATATAcgtaagaattttatatttatacggtATTATTTGTTGTCAAAAcattgtttatattagaaacttttatatatgaattacaaactaatatttttatataatatttgacaaACAGGGAATTACGTCCTTAATTATTTAGCAACACAACCAAAACTTCCAAATTTTGTTATACAAGCTTTGGTTGCATTGTTTGCTAGGATATCAAAACTTGGCTGGTTTGATTCAGACAAAGAGGAATATGTTTTCAGAAATGTTGTTGGTGATGTAGCAAAATTTCTTCAGgtttgaaaaaatttgtataaaacgaattttatgtataatataataattcaaatatatatgtatttggcattgtattgtaaaataaaatttaataattttttttatataattcaggGATCAGTAGAGCACTGCATGATAGGTGTACAGTTGCTCTCACAATTAACATGTGAAATGAATCAAATATCAGAAGCTGACGCAAATAGGTCACTTACAAAGCATAGAAAAATTGCTAGTAGTTTCAGGGATACACagctttttgaaatatttaggCTGTCTTGTACTTTATTAAGTACAGCAcgagaaaattgtaaaaatttaaattttaatgacgaAGCACAGGTaggttaaatattaattattaattgaaatataaattagttAAATCACAATTCAATTTCTAAtgcttatatattttcatatgttCTTTTATCTAGCATGGTCTGATTAGACAACTCTTAAAGCTTGCACAAAATTGTTTGACATTTGACTTTATTGGAACATCTACAGATGAAAGCACTGATGATTTAAGTACAGTACAGATACCAACAAGTTGGAGACCCGCATTTTTGGATTTTACATCATTAAAGTTATTCTTTGATTTATATCACAGTCTGCCAAGCTCATTATCATCTTTAGCTTTGTCTTGTCTAGTTCAGATAGCATCAGTTAGACGAAGTTTGTTTTCTAATACAGAAAGAGCAAAGTTTTTAAGGCATTTAGTTAATGGAGTGAAGCATATATTACAAAATCCACAAGGTCTCAGTGATCCTGGAAATTATCATGAATTTTGTAGATTATTATCTCGATTGAAAAGTAATTTTCAACTTGGAGAATTAGTTTTGGTAGAAGGTTATCCAGAAGCAATACAGTTAATCGCAAAGTTTACAGTTCAAAGTTTACAAATGTGGCAGTTTGCACCAAATAGTTTACATTATCTTTTAACTCTTTGGCAAAGAATGGTATCATCCATGCCCTATGTAAAAGCAGGGGATCCGCATTTATTGAACACATATACTCCTGAAATTGCAAATGCATATATTACATCAAGACTTGAATCTGTAGCAGTGGTAGTTAGAGAACGTTTGGAAGATCCACTTGATGATTTAGGTGTACTTCATCAACAATTAGAACAAGTTTCAGTGATAGGAAGATGCGAATATCAAAAAACATGTACTGTATTAGTTCAATTGTTCGATCAGGCTGCTACAACGTATCAAGAATTAATGACCCAAACTGCATCCCCAACCCAACAAATTGATATAACTATTCAAGAAGGACAATTAACATGGCTTGTTTATATTATAGGTAATGAGCacttatatcaatattatatgaaatctataattaattatttatgttttcttgGTTGTTTTGTAACATTAGGTGGTGTTATTGGTGGAAGAGTTACATTTAACAGTAATGAGGAATATGATGCAATGGATGGTGAACTTGTTTGTAGAGTTCTTCAATTAATGAACCTTACAGATTCTAGACTTGCACAAGGTGGTTGCGAAAAATTGGAGTTAGCAATGTTAAGTTTTTTTGAACAATTCCGTAAAATATACGTAGGTGATCAGGTACAGAAAAATTCCAAAGTATACAGAAGACTGTCGGATGTTTTAGGCCTCAATGATGAAGCCATGGTACTCAgtatatttattcgtaaaatgtgagtcattatacatattatactttAGTTTGATCATGTTCGagcatattatttataatttgtataaaaattcgcagaataacaaatttgaaatattgggGAAGAAGTgaacaaattatttcaaaaacttTACAACTTTTGAATGATCTTTCTGTTGGATATAGTTGTGTTCGAAAACTTGTTAAATTAGAAGAAGTTCAATTTATGCTTAATAATCATACAGTgagtattaaattatataagattaaaaaagaaatgatattatattagaaaaaaaatataatgtcatcatttttattgacaTATAGAGAGAACACTTTCCATTTTTGGGAAATAATGTTGCTGTAACAGAAATGCGCTGCAGATCAATGTTTTATACATCTTTGGGTAGATTATTAATGGTGGATTTAGgcgaagatgaagaaagattTCATACATTTATGTTACCCCTCACAGGTATACAGTtacttatatttaatgaaatatgtaaTACCATTAATTTAGATTGCACgtgagataatatttattcccATAAATATAGCTGCATTAGAAAGTCTTGGCCAGCTAATGGGAGCTGCTGATACTCCACTGTTTGCAgcagaagaagcaaaaaaggCATTGATTGGTGTAGCAAGAGATCTCAGGGGTTTGGCATATGCATTCACAACTAAAACATCTTACATGATGCTTTTTGATTGGATGTATCCTTATAGCTACTAATTAGAGAGTGAGTGTGTGCGTGAGttcgcgcgcgcgtgtattatatattatataaaaatattgttcctGAATTTAGTTTAGATATCCGAATTATACACCCATCTTATTACATGCTGTGGAATTGTGGCATCATGAACCACAAGTAACTACACCCGTCCTGAAATTATTTGCTGAATTAGTATTAAATAGAAGTCAACGATTGCAATTTGATGCATCTTCTCCAAatggaattttattatttcgtgaAGCTAGTAAAGTGATATGTAGCTATGGCAATcatatattgaatattgaaGTTCCCAAGGATCAGATTTATCCTTTGAAGCTCAAGGGAATTAGTATATGTTTCAGTATGTTAAAAGCAGCTCTTTGTGGTAGTTATGTAAATTTTGGGGTCTTTAGGCTATATGGAGATGAAGCATTAGATAATGCACTTAATACATTTGTGAAATTACTTCTCAGTATACCACAAAGTGATCTTTTGGTATGTATtatgtgtgtttatattttaatataaaatatttaaaaatactccaaatacatttatatttctatattgatttttaataggaTTATCCGAAACTATCGGCAACATATTATGTATTGCTTGAATATTTGGCACAGGACCATATGGTCTTCCTTTCAACATTGGAACCAAgagtttttttatatattctttcaagTATCAGTGAAGGCCTTACTGCACTAGGTGCGCAAAAAGACTCCTATACAGGTCTGTGCGGCTGATTCTATCCTACAACTACCCTCTATATCCTCTATGCCATGTCttaaaactattatattaattacttcAGGTTATCAAAACTTACatacattactttttttaattcagtCTTTTTAGTTCTtctaaatttgtttatatatttcttcaatGATACAAAATTCTATactgtttattataattatttttgattgcTTTTTTTTACAGGCAAAGAGAATAAGTTTATGATAACTAAATTCTTTGCATACTCTTTATGCCTTTGTacaaattaataacataaaatgaaagataaatatttttaaaaatgaacatAACTATGTGCAGCCATAgtgtatattgaaatattttttattatcaacttTGTTAATTATgcgatatatgataatattctttGAATATGATATTCacaattgaatttataatacatattttgtaACATATATTTCAGattgtttaaaattattaatattattcaagcTTCTAGTTTAAATAGTAGTTCTTCATAATTATGAAGTTCTTTTGCTGAAATCTATGTTATATGCTTTTTTGCATTATTGCTTGGAATGAAAATCTACCTTATACACATATTAGATTTGGagtaatataaagatatacacACATGAAATACTTCtgtaattataagaaaaaaataattacacagaatatttatgtaataacaGAGGCAATAAGAGGATTGGAGTGTGTAGAATCTAGACCCTAGATGTTACAAACAGAATTTTTGATACATAATTCTGTATAATTGACTATCTTTAAAGCCTCCTTTTTTGCTACCCACATTTatgcatttaatatttttattagaattatgcAAAACAATGGGTCTAGAACAGTCAGCCGCACAGCTGACATAATTACTAAGTACATTAACATTTGTAGATAgatttttaagatatattaaattagtaattgttatcattgaaAGTATATTACATTGCaatgcttttttttatttctgcctttataataatacattgcaATTAATTAGTGCAgcatatcataaaataatgatgttatttattagttatatatacaacccatattttttaattttagattGTTATgcaatataattcattatattattacatgcaTGTGCCCTTTTTTCATGTTCAtgtcttttgttttttgctttttgtaTTTGTGTTATATTATGTAACAGTTATTTAATAAGCGATAAAGCActgcatttaaaaaatattgcagtgtataattgtttattaacaAGACAAATTTtgtctctttatattttatttcatttacattaagattacataatattatttcagataCTATGGTATGTACCGGTTGTTGTGCAACCCTTGATCATATAGTGACATATTTATTCAAACAATTGTATCAAAAAGGTATGTttcaaatctttaatattaacaatattgtttaaattgtATCTGATTACTACATTTCCTTAGCGGGTGGTTATCCAGGAAGAAAAAATGCTGTAGTTCCTGGTGGTGGAGAGTTATTTTTAGAAGTTTTGAAACAACATCCTGAAATACTTCAACAAATATTAAGTACTGTGTTAAATGTGATAATGTTTGAAGATTGTAGAAATCAATGGAGCATGTCTCGTCCTCTATTAGGCCTGATACTTTTAAATGAAGAGGTAAGTAAAGTATGATCTTAAAAcacattatacattttttattaaaaatttcctaTATTTTAGTATTTTAATCAGTtacgagaaaatattattagaagcCAACCAGTTGATAAACAAGCTGCGATGGCACAATGGTTTGAAAATTTGATGGATGGCattgaaagaaatttacttACAAAGAATAGAGATAggtaaataatgatatatattattattctatttataattaaatagagaatattttttccccAAAGTTAGTTCCtctattcattataataatctaagaactgtaaaatataatgattattattttttttattttaggttTACACAAAATTTATCAATGTTTAGAAGAGATATAAATGATGCTTTAAAAGGACCTAATATGTCTACAAATTCTGTCAGTGATATGATGACATCGTAGTGATATTGCTCTCTTCTAATTAGATTTGTCTATTAGGTTCTTGCCTGCCAAATGCTTGAATGTGTGTGCGAGTGAAACTATAAATTATGATGCA
The genomic region above belongs to Vespa crabro chromosome 2, iyVesCrab1.2, whole genome shotgun sequence and contains:
- the LOC124433171 gene encoding exportin-7 isoform X4, with the translated sequence MDHIQEVRQLELLCKQLYESQDSAHRAEAEKALVAFQNAPDTLTKCQLLLDRGDSAYAQLLAATTLTKLVSRSAQGLSLQQRLDIRNYVLNYLATQPKLPNFVIQALVALFARISKLGWFDSDKEEYVFRNVVGDVAKFLQGSVEHCMIGVQLLSQLTCEMNQISEADANRSLTKHRKIASSFRDTQLFEIFRLSCTLLSTARENCKNLNFNDEAQHGLIRQLLKLAQNCLTFDFIGTSTDESTDDLSTVQIPTSWRPAFLDFTSLKLFFDLYHSLPSSLSSLALSCLVQIASVRRSLFSNTERAKFLRHLVNGVKHILQNPQGLSDPGNYHEFCRLLSRLKSNFQLGELVLVEGYPEAIQLIAKFTVQSLQMWQFAPNSLHYLLTLWQRMVSSMPYVKAGDPHLLNTYTPEIANAYITSRLESVAVVVRERLEDPLDDLGVLHQQLEQVSVIGRCEYQKTCTVLVQLFDQAATTYQELMTQTASPTQQIDITIQEGQLTWLVYIIGGVIGGRVTFNSNEEYDAMDGELVCRVLQLMNLTDSRLAQGGCEKLELAMLSFFEQFRKIYVGDQVQKNSKVYRRLSDVLGLNDEAMVLSIFIRKIITNLKYWGRSEQIISKTLQLLNDLSVGYSCVRKLVKLEEVQFMLNNHTREHFPFLGNNVAVTEMRCRSMFYTSLGRLLMVDLGEDEERFHTFMLPLTAALESLGQLMGAADTPLFAAEEAKKALIGVARDLRGLAYAFTTKTSYMMLFDWIYPNYTPILLHAVELWHHEPQVTTPVLKLFAELVLNRSQRLQFDASSPNGILLFREASKVICSYGNHILNIEVPKDQIYPLKLKGISICFSMLKAALCGSYVNFGVFRLYGDEALDNALNTFVKLLLSIPQSDLLDYPKLSATYYVLLEYLAQDHMVFLSTLEPRVFLYILSSISEGLTALDTMVCTGCCATLDHIVTYLFKQLYQKAGGYPGRKNAVVPGGGELFLEVLKQHPEILQQILSTVLNVIMFEDCRNQWSMSRPLLGLILLNEEYFNQLRENIIRSQPVDKQAAMAQWFENLMDGIERNLLTKNRDRFTQNLSMFRRDINDALKGPNMSTNSVSDMMTS
- the LOC124433171 gene encoding exportin-7 isoform X3, with amino-acid sequence MDHIQEVRQLELLCKQLYESQDSAHRAEAEKALVAFQNAPDTLTKCQLLLDRGDSAYAQLLAATTLTKLVSRSAQGLSLQQRLDIRNYVLNYLATQPKLPNFVIQALVALFARISKLGWFDSDKEEYVFRNVVGDVAKFLQGSVEHCMIGVQLLSQLTCEMNQISEADANRSLTKHRKIASSFRDTQLFEIFRLSCTLLSTARENCKNLNFNDEAQHGLIRQLLKLAQNCLTFDFIGTSTDESTDDLSTVQIPTSWRPAFLDFTSLKLFFDLYHSLPSSLSSLALSCLVQIASVRRSLFSNTERAKFLRHLVNGVKHILQNPQGLSDPGNYHEFCRLLSRLKSNFQLGELVLVEGYPEAIQLIAKFTVQSLQMWQFAPNSLHYLLTLWQRMVSSMPYVKAGDPHLLNTYTPEIANAYITSRLESVAVVVRERLEDPLDDLGVLHQQLEQVSVIGRCEYQKTCTVLVQLFDQAATTYQELMTQTASPTQQIDITIQEGQLTWLVYIIGGVIGGRVTFNSNEEYDAMDGELVCRVLQLMNLTDSRLAQGGCEKLELAMLSFFEQFRKIYVGDQVQKNSKVYRRLSDVLGLNDEAMVLSIFIRKIITNLKYWGRSEQIISKTLQLLNDLSVGYSCVRKLVKLEEVQFMLNNHTREHFPFLGNNVAVTEMRCRSMFYTSLGRLLMVDLGEDEERFHTFMLPLTAALESLGQLMGAADTPLFAAEEAKKALIGVARDLRGLAYAFTTKTSYMMLFDWIYPNYTPILLHAVELWHHEPQVTTPVLKLFAELVLNRSQRLQFDASSPNGILLFREASKVICSYGNHILNIEVPKDQIYPLKLKGISICFSMLKAALCGSYVNFGVFRLYGDEALDNALNTFVKLLLSIPQSDLLDYPKLSATYYVLLEYLAQDHMVFLSTLEPRVFLYILSSISEGLTALGAQKDSYTDTMVCTGCCATLDHIVTYLFKQLYQKGRKNAVVPGGGELFLEVLKQHPEILQQILSTVLNVIMFEDCRNQWSMSRPLLGLILLNEEYFNQLRENIIRSQPVDKQAAMAQWFENLMDGIERNLLTKNRDRFTQNLSMFRRDINDALKGPNMSTNSVSDMMTS
- the LOC124433171 gene encoding exportin-7 isoform X5, with protein sequence MDHIQEVRQLELLCKQLYESQDSAHRAEAEKALVAFQNAPDTLTKCQLLLDRGDSAYAQLLAATTLTKLVSRSAQGLSLQQRLDIRNYVLNYLATQPKLPNFVIQALVALFARISKLGWFDSDKEEYVFRNVVGDVAKFLQGSVEHCMIGVQLLSQLTCEMNQISEADANRSLTKHRKIASSFRDTQLFEIFRLSCTLLSTARENCKNLNFNDEAQHGLIRQLLKLAQNCLTFDFIGTSTDESTDDLSTVQIPTSWRPAFLDFTSLKLFFDLYHSLPSSLSSLALSCLVQIASVRRSLFSNTERAKFLRHLVNGVKHILQNPQGLSDPGNYHEFCRLLSRLKSNFQLGELVLVEGYPEAIQLIAKFTVQSLQMWQFAPNSLHYLLTLWQRMVSSMPYVKAGDPHLLNTYTPEIANAYITSRLESVAVVVRERLEDPLDDLGVLHQQLEQVSVIGRCEYQKTCTVLVQLFDQAATTYQELMTQTASPTQQIDITIQEGQLTWLVYIIGGVIGGRVTFNSNEEYDAMDGELVCRVLQLMNLTDSRLAQGGCEKLELAMLSFFEQFRKIYVGDQVQKNSKVYRRLSDVLGLNDEAMVLSIFIRKIITNLKYWGRSEQIISKTLQLLNDLSVGYSCVRKLVKLEEVQFMLNNHTREHFPFLGNNVAVTEMRCRSMFYTSLGRLLMVDLGEDEERFHTFMLPLTAALESLGQLMGAADTPLFAAEEAKKALIGVARDLRGLAYAFTTKTSYMMLFDWIYPNYTPILLHAVELWHHEPQVTTPVLKLFAELVLNRSQRLQFDASSPNGILLFREASKVICSYGNHILNIEVPKDQIYPLKLKGISICFSMLKAALCGSYVNFGVFRLYGDEALDNALNTFVKLLLSIPQSDLLDYPKLSATYYVLLEYLAQDHMVFLSTLEPRVFLYILSSISEGLTALDTMVCTGCCATLDHIVTYLFKQLYQKGRKNAVVPGGGELFLEVLKQHPEILQQILSTVLNVIMFEDCRNQWSMSRPLLGLILLNEEYFNQLRENIIRSQPVDKQAAMAQWFENLMDGIERNLLTKNRDRFTQNLSMFRRDINDALKGPNMSTNSVSDMMTS
- the LOC124433171 gene encoding exportin-7 isoform X1; the encoded protein is MADEQEVRQLELLCKQLYESQDSAHRAEAEKALVAFQNAPDTLTKCQLLLDRGDSAYAQLLAATTLTKLVSRSAQGLSLQQRLDIRNYVLNYLATQPKLPNFVIQALVALFARISKLGWFDSDKEEYVFRNVVGDVAKFLQGSVEHCMIGVQLLSQLTCEMNQISEADANRSLTKHRKIASSFRDTQLFEIFRLSCTLLSTARENCKNLNFNDEAQHGLIRQLLKLAQNCLTFDFIGTSTDESTDDLSTVQIPTSWRPAFLDFTSLKLFFDLYHSLPSSLSSLALSCLVQIASVRRSLFSNTERAKFLRHLVNGVKHILQNPQGLSDPGNYHEFCRLLSRLKSNFQLGELVLVEGYPEAIQLIAKFTVQSLQMWQFAPNSLHYLLTLWQRMVSSMPYVKAGDPHLLNTYTPEIANAYITSRLESVAVVVRERLEDPLDDLGVLHQQLEQVSVIGRCEYQKTCTVLVQLFDQAATTYQELMTQTASPTQQIDITIQEGQLTWLVYIIGGVIGGRVTFNSNEEYDAMDGELVCRVLQLMNLTDSRLAQGGCEKLELAMLSFFEQFRKIYVGDQVQKNSKVYRRLSDVLGLNDEAMVLSIFIRKIITNLKYWGRSEQIISKTLQLLNDLSVGYSCVRKLVKLEEVQFMLNNHTREHFPFLGNNVAVTEMRCRSMFYTSLGRLLMVDLGEDEERFHTFMLPLTAALESLGQLMGAADTPLFAAEEAKKALIGVARDLRGLAYAFTTKTSYMMLFDWIYPNYTPILLHAVELWHHEPQVTTPVLKLFAELVLNRSQRLQFDASSPNGILLFREASKVICSYGNHILNIEVPKDQIYPLKLKGISICFSMLKAALCGSYVNFGVFRLYGDEALDNALNTFVKLLLSIPQSDLLDYPKLSATYYVLLEYLAQDHMVFLSTLEPRVFLYILSSISEGLTALGAQKDSYTDTMVCTGCCATLDHIVTYLFKQLYQKAGGYPGRKNAVVPGGGELFLEVLKQHPEILQQILSTVLNVIMFEDCRNQWSMSRPLLGLILLNEEYFNQLRENIIRSQPVDKQAAMAQWFENLMDGIERNLLTKNRDRFTQNLSMFRRDINDALKGPNMSTNSVSDMMTS
- the LOC124433171 gene encoding exportin-7 isoform X2; this encodes MDHIQEVRQLELLCKQLYESQDSAHRAEAEKALVAFQNAPDTLTKCQLLLDRGDSAYAQLLAATTLTKLVSRSAQGLSLQQRLDIRNYVLNYLATQPKLPNFVIQALVALFARISKLGWFDSDKEEYVFRNVVGDVAKFLQGSVEHCMIGVQLLSQLTCEMNQISEADANRSLTKHRKIASSFRDTQLFEIFRLSCTLLSTARENCKNLNFNDEAQHGLIRQLLKLAQNCLTFDFIGTSTDESTDDLSTVQIPTSWRPAFLDFTSLKLFFDLYHSLPSSLSSLALSCLVQIASVRRSLFSNTERAKFLRHLVNGVKHILQNPQGLSDPGNYHEFCRLLSRLKSNFQLGELVLVEGYPEAIQLIAKFTVQSLQMWQFAPNSLHYLLTLWQRMVSSMPYVKAGDPHLLNTYTPEIANAYITSRLESVAVVVRERLEDPLDDLGVLHQQLEQVSVIGRCEYQKTCTVLVQLFDQAATTYQELMTQTASPTQQIDITIQEGQLTWLVYIIGGVIGGRVTFNSNEEYDAMDGELVCRVLQLMNLTDSRLAQGGCEKLELAMLSFFEQFRKIYVGDQVQKNSKVYRRLSDVLGLNDEAMVLSIFIRKIITNLKYWGRSEQIISKTLQLLNDLSVGYSCVRKLVKLEEVQFMLNNHTREHFPFLGNNVAVTEMRCRSMFYTSLGRLLMVDLGEDEERFHTFMLPLTAALESLGQLMGAADTPLFAAEEAKKALIGVARDLRGLAYAFTTKTSYMMLFDWIYPNYTPILLHAVELWHHEPQVTTPVLKLFAELVLNRSQRLQFDASSPNGILLFREASKVICSYGNHILNIEVPKDQIYPLKLKGISICFSMLKAALCGSYVNFGVFRLYGDEALDNALNTFVKLLLSIPQSDLLDYPKLSATYYVLLEYLAQDHMVFLSTLEPRVFLYILSSISEGLTALGAQKDSYTDTMVCTGCCATLDHIVTYLFKQLYQKAGGYPGRKNAVVPGGGELFLEVLKQHPEILQQILSTVLNVIMFEDCRNQWSMSRPLLGLILLNEEYFNQLRENIIRSQPVDKQAAMAQWFENLMDGIERNLLTKNRDRFTQNLSMFRRDINDALKGPNMSTNSVSDMMTS